Proteins co-encoded in one Pseudoalteromonas sp. MEBiC 03607 genomic window:
- a CDS encoding aminotransferase class IV produces MGTVYLNGEYLGADEAKISPMDRGFLFGDGIYEVIPSYHGKMLGFGAHIERMNNGLNELEIKLDYTADTWRKICNDLCEKNQGDNLGIYLHVSRGADTKRAHGYPTNITPTVFAFAFEIPAEPKSDIDSATTYTVSLEQDRRWQRCHIKSTALLGNVIHYQHGAAAGNKETILFNRLEEITEASSSNVFIVKDGVISTPPLDNQILPGITRWLIINILHSHSDFKVQERIVSKDELLDADEVWITSATKEVGPVVKVNGKLVGDGKPGAVWQQVQSLFSKHKFDY; encoded by the coding sequence ATGGGCACGGTATACCTAAACGGTGAGTACCTTGGCGCTGATGAAGCAAAGATTTCACCAATGGATCGCGGTTTCTTATTTGGCGATGGTATCTATGAAGTGATCCCATCATACCACGGCAAAATGCTTGGTTTTGGTGCACATATTGAACGTATGAATAACGGTTTAAATGAGCTTGAAATTAAGCTCGATTACACTGCCGATACGTGGCGTAAAATCTGTAATGATTTATGCGAGAAAAACCAAGGTGATAACCTAGGGATTTATTTACACGTTAGTCGCGGCGCTGACACTAAACGTGCCCACGGCTACCCAACGAATATTACCCCAACCGTATTTGCGTTTGCTTTTGAAATTCCGGCAGAGCCAAAAAGCGACATAGATAGCGCAACAACTTACACCGTATCGCTTGAGCAAGACCGTCGCTGGCAACGTTGCCATATTAAATCAACGGCACTGCTTGGCAACGTGATCCATTACCAACATGGTGCAGCAGCGGGTAACAAAGAAACCATTCTATTTAATCGCTTAGAAGAAATTACCGAAGCAAGTTCAAGTAATGTGTTTATCGTAAAAGATGGCGTGATCAGTACTCCACCTCTTGATAACCAAATTTTACCGGGAATAACCCGCTGGTTAATAATCAACATTCTACACAGCCACAGTGACTTTAAAGTGCAAGAGCGCATTGTTAGTAAAGATGAGTTACTTGATGCCGACGAAGTATGGATCACCAGCGCCACTAAAGAAGTTGGCCCAGTCGTAAAAGTAAATGGTAAGTTAGTTGGCGATGGTAAACCTGGTGCAGTTTGGCAACAAGTACAAAGCCTGTTTTCTAAGCATAAGTTTGATTACTAA
- a CDS encoding VOC family protein, whose protein sequence is MIGYIMLGTNNLAKAVKYYDELFATLNAERFLETDRFVAWSTGQDKPGFAVTKPYNDEKATVGNGTMIALAVETPAQVDAFYKKAIELGGTDEGAPGPREMPGFYAGYFRDLDGNKLNVFCFTHG, encoded by the coding sequence ATGATAGGTTACATCATGTTAGGCACAAACAACCTAGCTAAAGCAGTAAAGTATTACGATGAATTGTTCGCCACTCTAAACGCCGAGCGCTTTTTAGAAACTGACCGCTTTGTCGCATGGAGTACAGGCCAAGATAAGCCCGGTTTTGCGGTTACCAAACCTTATAACGATGAAAAAGCCACTGTAGGTAACGGCACCATGATTGCTCTGGCAGTCGAAACCCCAGCCCAAGTAGACGCCTTTTATAAAAAAGCCATAGAATTAGGTGGCACAGACGAAGGCGCCCCCGGCCCACGCGAAATGCCCGGCTTTTATGCGGGGTACTTCAGAGACCTAGACGGTAACAAACTTAATGTGTTTTGTTTTACGCATGGGTGA
- a CDS encoding 5-oxoprolinase subunit PxpA: MKLNCDLGESFGMWKMGLDEQVMPHIDMANIACGFHAGDADVMAATLALAKQHNVTIGAHPSYPDKQGFGRRSMAMSDKELSNCLYYQIAAIDGMAAVHGLTLEYVKPHGALYNDMMSDERILNVVMRAVASYPKPLKLMILATNLSAKHQAMANEVELELILEAFADRQYTDEGKLVSRSLAGSVHDKSTLIAQVKQLLEHGTVTTRSGQQLALHADSLCVHGDNEAGIALIQEIKALCQQA; encoded by the coding sequence ATAAAACTCAATTGCGACCTTGGCGAAAGCTTTGGAATGTGGAAAATGGGCCTCGACGAGCAAGTAATGCCGCATATCGATATGGCTAATATTGCCTGCGGTTTTCATGCCGGAGATGCCGATGTAATGGCCGCAACCTTAGCTCTTGCCAAGCAGCATAATGTTACCATTGGTGCGCACCCAAGTTACCCTGATAAACAGGGATTTGGACGTCGCTCTATGGCAATGAGTGACAAAGAGCTGAGCAATTGTCTTTATTATCAAATTGCAGCCATTGATGGGATGGCTGCAGTACATGGTTTAACGCTTGAATATGTTAAACCTCATGGCGCGCTATATAACGATATGATGAGCGATGAGCGTATTTTAAATGTCGTTATGCGTGCTGTTGCTAGTTATCCTAAGCCATTAAAGTTAATGATTTTAGCAACTAATCTTTCTGCCAAACATCAAGCCATGGCAAACGAGGTTGAACTCGAGCTGATATTAGAGGCGTTTGCCGATCGGCAATACACTGATGAAGGAAAGCTCGTATCACGCTCTCTTGCAGGCAGTGTTCACGATAAATCAACATTAATCGCACAAGTAAAGCAGCTATTGGAGCATGGCACAGTGACAACGCGAAGCGGTCAGCAACTGGCTCTTCATGCCGACAGCCTCTGTGTACACGGCGATAATGAAGCGGGTATTGCGCTAATTCAAGAGATCAAAGCATTATGTCAGCAAGCCTAA
- a CDS encoding S9 family peptidase, with the protein MKFKTPLALLAAASFYSHAGASNTFQLENVFDLEYANQIEMTKNGDTIYFVRNRMDIKSDRKVSNIWSVNPDGKTMQPLTSGVHMDYSPVLSPDETRLAFISTRDGSSQIYVKWLKTGNVAKISNLTQSPGGLTWTPDGKQLVFSQFVPAKSASPVSLPGKPEGAKWAEPAKYIDDTYYRADGGGYSEKGYRHFFIISATGGNARQLSSGDFDHGGAISFNEKGDAFYFSANRHTDNELKPTNSEVYKLSLSDLSITQITDRVGPDSRPKVSPNGRYLAYTGYDDKKTNYENNDIYLLDLKSGKTSVLTADLDRSVEDIKWDDSGSGLYFSYDSEGKTHLAYQPRSGKHKVITDKIGSVAFGRPYSGGDFDVSEDGEVAFTLADTQRPADVALIKRGKTARLTQLNEDALGDKELAKVEEIWVKSSHDGLAIQGWIAYPPGFDKNKKYPLVLEIHGGPVANYGPHFSPEVQLYAAKGNVVLYMNPRGSDSYGKEFAQTIHHNYPSNDFDDLMTGVDAVINKGFIDESKLFVTGGSGGGVLTAWIVGHTDRFAAAVVAKPVINWISFVLTADFYPFFADYWFPGKPWDNIEHYMKRSPISYVGNVKTPTMLLTGESDYRTPISETEQFYQALKLQGVDTAMVRIPNASHGITARPSNLMSKVAYIQWWFDKHSK; encoded by the coding sequence ATGAAGTTTAAAACGCCTTTAGCACTGCTTGCAGCAGCCAGCTTTTACAGCCATGCAGGAGCTAGCAATACTTTTCAACTTGAAAATGTTTTTGATCTTGAATACGCCAACCAAATAGAAATGACAAAAAATGGCGATACAATTTACTTTGTGCGTAATCGCATGGATATCAAAAGCGACCGTAAAGTCAGTAATATTTGGTCAGTAAACCCAGATGGTAAAACCATGCAGCCGCTAACGTCTGGCGTGCATATGGATTACTCACCGGTGCTGTCACCAGATGAAACGCGTTTAGCGTTTATTTCTACCCGTGATGGCAGTAGCCAAATCTATGTGAAATGGTTAAAAACCGGTAACGTAGCAAAAATTAGTAACCTAACGCAAAGCCCCGGCGGATTAACTTGGACGCCAGATGGCAAACAATTGGTGTTTAGCCAGTTTGTGCCTGCAAAATCAGCAAGCCCTGTGTCTTTACCAGGTAAGCCTGAAGGCGCTAAGTGGGCAGAGCCAGCTAAATATATTGACGATACCTATTATCGTGCTGATGGCGGTGGCTACTCAGAAAAAGGTTACCGTCACTTTTTTATCATCAGTGCAACGGGCGGCAATGCTCGCCAATTGAGCTCTGGTGATTTTGATCACGGCGGAGCTATTAGCTTTAACGAAAAAGGTGATGCATTTTATTTTTCTGCTAATCGCCATACAGATAATGAACTGAAACCAACAAATTCAGAAGTTTATAAACTAAGTTTAAGTGATTTATCGATCACACAAATCACTGACCGTGTTGGACCTGATTCACGCCCAAAAGTGTCACCTAATGGTCGTTACCTTGCTTATACAGGCTATGATGACAAAAAAACTAACTATGAAAACAACGACATTTATTTACTAGATTTGAAATCAGGAAAAACCTCGGTACTCACAGCAGATTTAGATCGTAGTGTCGAAGATATAAAATGGGATGATAGCGGCAGTGGTCTTTATTTTAGCTACGATAGCGAAGGTAAAACACATCTAGCTTACCAACCGCGTAGTGGTAAACATAAAGTAATTACCGACAAAATTGGTAGTGTCGCCTTTGGTCGCCCGTATTCAGGTGGTGACTTTGATGTCAGTGAAGATGGTGAAGTTGCATTCACACTCGCTGATACCCAGCGCCCAGCTGATGTAGCATTAATTAAGCGTGGTAAAACGGCTCGTTTAACGCAATTAAACGAGGATGCACTTGGCGACAAAGAGCTTGCCAAAGTTGAAGAGATTTGGGTTAAATCAAGCCACGACGGTTTGGCTATTCAAGGTTGGATTGCTTACCCACCGGGTTTTGATAAAAACAAAAAGTACCCACTTGTTTTAGAGATCCACGGCGGTCCTGTTGCAAACTACGGTCCTCACTTTAGCCCTGAAGTACAATTATACGCAGCCAAAGGTAATGTTGTACTTTATATGAACCCGCGCGGCAGTGACTCATACGGTAAAGAGTTTGCGCAAACAATTCATCATAACTACCCAAGTAATGACTTTGATGACTTAATGACAGGTGTTGATGCTGTCATCAATAAAGGCTTTATTGATGAAAGCAAACTATTCGTTACCGGCGGTTCAGGTGGCGGGGTATTAACAGCTTGGATTGTGGGTCATACAGACCGCTTTGCAGCAGCTGTTGTTGCTAAACCTGTTATCAATTGGATCAGCTTTGTACTAACTGCTGACTTCTACCCTTTCTTTGCTGATTATTGGTTCCCTGGTAAGCCATGGGACAATATTGAGCATTACATGAAGCGCTCACCTATTAGCTATGTGGGCAATGTAAAAACACCAACTATGCTATTAACCGGTGAATCAGACTATCGCACGCCGATTTCTGAAACCGAGCAGTTTTACCAAGCGTTAAAGCTACAAGGTGTTGATACCGCCATGGTGCGCATTCCTAATGCATCACATGGTATTACCGCTCGCCCATCAAACCTGATGAGTAAAGTCGCGTATATTCAATGGTGGTTTGATAAACATAGTAAGTAG
- a CDS encoding glycoside hydrolase family 3 protein: MPLQSSFAESALTLKQQLGQKLMLDLRYYCEQDTGEQKCRTPVTRLPADLANIISKHNIGGVILFAENIDTVPQVIKLNNDLQQAAAKSELGLPLFISIDQEGGRVARIPRDVGTSFTGNMSIGATYKEHGTHFATESARIIAEELLALGVNVNYAPTVDVNMNPDNPVINVRSYGEDPQLVAKLGGAQVAGFENNGVISSLKHFPGHGDTNVDSHTGLPKVMHDKETIWQQDLPPFKDIIKNQQPGMIMTAHIQYPALDDSTFVSKEGKTMIKPATMSRKIITDLLRDELGYQGVVITDALDMAGISHFFEPIEAVVNTFAAGVDIALMPIEIRSPKDLEVLEALIDRLEEEVQHGTLNADEITASATRILKLKEKFKLTTKLDDEAAIKKAQLLLGDQSHRKVEAELALAAITEVKNENNTLPLNIKSGTKVHIIMPDTRKCFALQQALLDNTNTLLSFSCTSLQGYEPISTLKEMNEADVIIAANASPKQSAVEVGGMDDLADNPEFAIAKADQSAALESLLKQAKLANKKTVFVSLRAPYDISQFGKFADAVLATYAYNIDIDTEEKIAGPAFTALAKVLMGKASANGQLPVTVNGLN; this comes from the coding sequence ATGCCATTACAATCATCATTTGCTGAATCTGCGTTAACTTTAAAACAACAGTTAGGGCAAAAGCTGATGCTCGACTTGCGCTATTACTGTGAGCAAGACACCGGCGAGCAAAAATGTCGAACGCCAGTCACCCGCTTACCTGCTGATTTAGCTAATATCATCAGCAAACACAACATTGGTGGTGTTATTTTATTTGCTGAAAATATCGATACCGTGCCCCAAGTAATCAAACTTAATAACGACTTACAACAAGCTGCTGCAAAGTCTGAACTTGGCTTACCGCTATTTATTTCAATAGACCAAGAAGGTGGCCGCGTAGCTCGTATACCACGTGATGTTGGCACTTCATTTACCGGTAATATGTCGATTGGCGCAACTTATAAAGAACACGGTACACACTTCGCAACAGAGTCTGCCCGTATAATAGCAGAAGAGCTGTTGGCACTTGGTGTAAATGTTAACTATGCGCCAACAGTTGATGTGAACATGAACCCAGATAACCCAGTTATTAACGTGCGCTCATACGGCGAAGATCCGCAGTTGGTTGCAAAACTAGGTGGCGCACAAGTGGCAGGGTTTGAAAATAATGGCGTTATTTCATCGTTAAAGCACTTTCCGGGTCATGGTGATACAAACGTCGATAGTCATACTGGCCTGCCAAAAGTAATGCATGACAAAGAGACTATTTGGCAGCAAGACTTACCGCCGTTTAAAGACATAATTAAAAATCAGCAACCGGGTATGATTATGACTGCGCATATCCAATACCCAGCCCTAGATGACAGCACCTTTGTTAGTAAAGAAGGGAAAACCATGATCAAGCCAGCGACCATGTCGCGTAAAATCATCACTGATTTACTACGTGATGAGCTTGGTTATCAAGGTGTTGTGATCACAGATGCACTAGACATGGCTGGTATCAGCCACTTCTTTGAGCCAATCGAAGCGGTTGTAAATACCTTCGCTGCAGGTGTTGATATTGCCCTTATGCCAATCGAAATCAGAAGTCCAAAAGATTTAGAGGTACTTGAAGCTCTTATAGACCGATTAGAGGAAGAAGTTCAGCACGGTACTTTAAACGCCGATGAGATCACAGCTTCTGCAACACGTATTTTAAAGCTTAAAGAAAAGTTTAAGCTCACAACAAAGCTTGATGATGAAGCAGCCATCAAAAAAGCACAGCTTTTACTGGGTGACCAAAGTCACAGAAAAGTAGAGGCTGAGTTAGCCCTTGCAGCTATCACCGAAGTAAAAAACGAGAACAACACACTGCCACTGAACATTAAATCAGGTACAAAAGTACATATCATCATGCCTGATACGCGCAAATGTTTTGCCCTACAACAAGCACTGCTTGATAACACTAATACACTACTAAGCTTTAGCTGCACTAGCTTACAAGGCTACGAGCCAATTTCGACCTTAAAAGAAATGAATGAGGCCGATGTGATCATTGCTGCAAATGCATCACCAAAACAAAGTGCTGTTGAAGTAGGCGGAATGGATGATTTAGCTGATAATCCTGAATTTGCTATCGCTAAGGCAGATCAATCAGCAGCACTAGAGTCATTACTAAAGCAAGCTAAGCTAGCGAACAAGAAAACTGTTTTTGTTAGCTTACGAGCTCCATACGATATTTCACAATTTGGCAAATTTGCCGATGCAGTTCTTGCCACTTATGCTTACAATATTGATATAGACACCGAAGAAAAGATTGCTGGCCCTGCGTTTACTGCACTTGCAAAAGTGCTGATGGGTAAGGCCTCTGCAAATGGACAACTACCAGTAACTGTTAATGGCTTAAACTGA
- a CDS encoding glutamate cyclase domain-containing protein — MSASLSDDSLSTHIETMMVEQNPRGMQHLYAKQETGTYLRAAKSLHHAQGTVLIGTGFAVNNTFETDGPVGAIALYKVLEKLGKQPILVTGNPLYSALKNDFNCFELPINSIENARTFSIKALEQLKPECVLSIERPGLNEHQRYYNMRGIDISEHCGCFDFFITEAPCPTIAIGDGGNEIGMGNLAQHMQALNITPCITPCDELLLADVSNWAAYGLIAFLSRWHNTDLLADIEPLNILNYLSERGSVDGVTHKNELTEDGLHAMHGQQLITRLRQLGGFTTENEV, encoded by the coding sequence ATGTCAGCAAGCCTAAGCGACGACTCGCTCAGCACACACATTGAAACCATGATGGTTGAGCAAAATCCACGTGGTATGCAGCACTTGTACGCCAAGCAAGAGACTGGCACCTATTTGCGTGCGGCAAAATCTCTTCATCACGCGCAAGGAACCGTGTTGATTGGAACTGGCTTTGCGGTCAATAATACCTTCGAAACCGACGGCCCGGTAGGTGCTATAGCACTTTACAAAGTACTCGAAAAGCTTGGTAAACAGCCGATATTGGTTACTGGCAACCCCCTTTACAGTGCTCTAAAAAACGATTTTAACTGTTTTGAGTTGCCGATTAACAGTATTGAAAATGCCCGCACTTTTAGCATTAAAGCCCTTGAGCAGCTAAAACCTGAGTGTGTTTTATCAATAGAACGCCCGGGGCTTAACGAGCATCAGCGTTATTATAATATGCGCGGTATTGATATTTCGGAGCATTGCGGCTGCTTTGATTTTTTTATAACAGAAGCACCTTGCCCCACCATAGCGATTGGTGATGGCGGTAACGAAATAGGCATGGGTAACCTTGCACAGCATATGCAAGCACTTAACATTACTCCTTGTATAACCCCTTGCGATGAGCTTTTACTTGCCGATGTATCTAACTGGGCGGCATACGGGCTAATTGCTTTTTTAAGTCGCTGGCATAACACAGATTTGTTGGCTGATATTGAACCACTCAACATTTTAAATTACCTAAGTGAGCGCGGTAGTGTCGATGGCGTCACCCATAAAAATGAGCTCACCGAAGACGGCTTGCACGCGATGCATGGCCAACAATTAATAACTCGGCTTCGCCAACTTGGCGGCTTTACGACAGAGAATGAGGTTTAA
- a CDS encoding isocitrate lyase, which yields MTTYQRETDNLATLCQTQGKTWQSINPEYASRMRLQNRFRTGLDIAQYTADIMRADMAAYDADHSQYTQSLGCWHGFTAQQMMMAIKRHNKTTKRSYVYLSGWMVAALRSEFGPLPDQSMHEKTSVPALIEEIYTFLKQADARELDHLYKDLDEAKANGGDVQAVLDKIDNFESHVVPIIADIDAGFGNEEATYLLAKKMIEAGACAIQIENQVSDAKQCGHQAGKVTVPHEDFLAKINAVRYAFLELGIDNGIIVARTDSLGASLTQKVPVSKTPGDLASQYTSFLETTPVNSVDDLNEGDTAMKLNGQLCKPTRLDNGLYQFREGTEKDRVVLDCVTSLQSGADLLWIETEKPNVKQIAELVNRVKEQVPNAKLVYNNSPSFNWTLKFREQVYAEWQEQGKDLSAYPSIDDNKALMAPEMDDTELAAAADVLVQNFQKDGAREAGIFHHLITLPTYHTAALSTDILSEGYFGNLGMLAYVRDVQRQEIRREQASVKHQDLAGSNIGDTHKEYFSGENALKAGGEANTMNQF from the coding sequence ATGACAACATATCAACGCGAAACCGATAACCTAGCTACTTTATGTCAAACACAAGGCAAAACGTGGCAGTCAATCAACCCTGAATACGCAAGCCGTATGCGCTTACAAAACCGTTTTCGTACGGGTCTAGACATTGCTCAATACACTGCAGACATTATGCGTGCAGACATGGCAGCTTACGATGCTGACCACAGCCAATACACACAATCATTAGGTTGTTGGCATGGTTTCACTGCACAGCAAATGATGATGGCAATTAAACGTCATAACAAAACAACCAAACGTAGCTATGTATACCTAAGTGGCTGGATGGTTGCGGCACTTCGCTCTGAGTTTGGTCCATTACCTGACCAAAGTATGCATGAAAAAACATCTGTTCCAGCGCTAATCGAAGAAATCTACACTTTCTTAAAGCAAGCTGATGCACGTGAGCTTGACCACCTTTACAAAGACCTAGACGAAGCGAAAGCAAACGGCGGTGACGTTCAAGCTGTGCTAGATAAAATTGATAACTTCGAAAGCCATGTTGTGCCAATTATTGCTGATATCGATGCGGGTTTCGGTAACGAAGAGGCAACTTACCTACTGGCTAAAAAGATGATTGAAGCGGGTGCATGTGCTATCCAAATCGAGAACCAAGTATCTGACGCAAAACAATGTGGTCACCAAGCAGGTAAAGTAACTGTACCGCATGAAGATTTCTTAGCAAAAATTAACGCAGTTCGTTACGCATTCTTAGAGCTGGGTATTGATAACGGCATTATCGTTGCTCGTACAGACTCATTAGGTGCAAGCCTTACTCAAAAAGTGCCTGTATCTAAAACACCTGGCGACCTTGCTAGCCAATACACGTCGTTCCTTGAAACAACACCAGTAAACAGTGTTGATGACTTAAACGAGGGCGACACAGCAATGAAGCTTAATGGCCAGCTTTGCAAACCAACACGTTTAGATAATGGTTTATACCAGTTCCGTGAAGGCACAGAGAAAGACCGCGTAGTTCTAGACTGTGTAACTAGCTTACAATCAGGCGCTGACTTACTGTGGATTGAAACAGAAAAACCAAACGTTAAACAAATCGCTGAGCTTGTTAACCGCGTTAAAGAGCAAGTACCTAATGCTAAGCTGGTATACAACAACTCTCCGTCGTTCAACTGGACACTTAAATTCCGTGAGCAAGTATATGCTGAGTGGCAAGAGCAAGGTAAAGACTTATCAGCTTACCCAAGCATCGATGACAATAAGGCATTAATGGCACCAGAAATGGATGACACAGAGCTTGCAGCGGCAGCAGACGTACTTGTGCAAAACTTCCAAAAAGATGGTGCACGTGAAGCGGGTATTTTCCACCACTTAATCACGCTACCAACTTACCATACAGCGGCGCTAAGCACTGATATTCTATCAGAAGGCTATTTCGGCAACCTAGGCATGCTAGCGTATGTTCGCGACGTACAACGTCAAGAAATTCGCCGTGAGCAAGCATCAGTGAAACACCAAGACCTAGCAGGTTCTAACATTGGTGATACTCATAAAGAGTACTTCTCTGGTGAAAATGCGCTTAAAGCCGGTGGTGAAGCAAATACTATGAACCAGTTCTAA
- a CDS encoding putative hydro-lyase, with translation MQKDASLTTPAAIRKIVRGGDYSGNTSGFAPGFVQANLVILPKQYAFDFLQFSQANPKACPIIATSRLPGVTDMPTVGEDIDIRSDLPRYRVFKNGQMIKEVTNITEYWRDDLVTFLIGCSFSFEEALIAAGLEIRNITEQRNVPMYLTNIACQKAGIFHANMVVSMRPMKPADAIRAIQICSRFPGVHGAPVHFGDPAAIGIKDINKPEFGDQVSIREGEVPVFWACGVTPQIAIANAAPDFCITHSPGHMLITDIPNSKMAAF, from the coding sequence ATGCAAAAAGATGCATCATTAACCACCCCTGCCGCTATTCGTAAAATAGTGAGAGGGGGCGACTACAGCGGAAATACATCTGGCTTTGCGCCAGGGTTCGTACAGGCAAATTTGGTCATTTTACCCAAGCAATACGCGTTTGATTTTTTGCAATTTAGTCAGGCAAATCCGAAAGCTTGCCCAATCATTGCAACAAGTCGATTACCAGGCGTAACCGATATGCCTACGGTTGGGGAAGATATTGATATTCGTAGTGACTTACCACGTTATCGCGTTTTCAAAAATGGTCAAATGATTAAAGAAGTTACTAACATTACCGAGTATTGGCGTGATGACTTAGTCACTTTTTTAATTGGTTGTTCTTTCTCGTTTGAAGAAGCACTTATTGCAGCAGGACTTGAAATTCGTAACATTACTGAACAAAGAAATGTTCCCATGTACCTTACAAATATCGCATGTCAAAAGGCGGGGATTTTTCATGCTAACATGGTAGTAAGCATGCGTCCGATGAAACCTGCCGATGCTATTCGGGCGATTCAAATTTGTAGTCGCTTTCCGGGGGTACATGGCGCTCCAGTACATTTTGGTGACCCTGCAGCAATTGGGATTAAGGATATTAATAAACCTGAATTTGGCGATCAGGTTAGCATTCGTGAAGGTGAGGTACCGGTATTTTGGGCCTGTGGTGTAACCCCACAAATAGCCATTGCCAATGCAGCACCTGACTTTTGTATAACCCACAGCCCAGGGCATATGCTGATCACCGATATTCCAAACAGCAAAATGGCAGCCTTTTAA
- a CDS encoding WD40 repeat domain-containing protein encodes MTSKLFKPLACVFALSLVGCGGGEVFTAPASSEFAHGNELLSATALTEDASHALVASQSEVCVWDNQLKVRLYDCITGQGAEHVELAGFSANKSRFFISNRLSVTLYDTRTGRSIGTWLTGQEIARDIAISAVGDTLVIAYRSGKAEVINTRTGDTKRFDIHRLDINSVALSADGQWAFTGSSDKYVKLWSTNDGSTRFEERLATRVNHVTLNKTASLGFAIDSVDDRVFFDLANKKELSEVSSYSNFIEFTASQFINQDKWLLTGSPKMKMRLYRVADGELIAEYEAKQQRQRTSVLSVAYDGKQLYSETSDGLLQAWPYKPNKS; translated from the coding sequence ATGACGTCGAAACTTTTTAAACCTCTTGCTTGTGTATTTGCACTGAGCCTTGTGGGCTGTGGTGGAGGTGAGGTGTTTACTGCCCCTGCTAGCAGTGAATTTGCCCATGGCAATGAGCTACTAAGTGCCACGGCGCTAACCGAGGATGCGAGTCACGCGTTAGTGGCAAGCCAATCTGAGGTGTGCGTTTGGGATAATCAGTTAAAAGTGCGTCTATACGATTGTATAACAGGGCAGGGCGCTGAACATGTTGAGCTTGCGGGCTTTAGCGCTAACAAATCTCGTTTTTTCATTTCAAATCGGTTATCGGTGACTTTATACGATACTCGCACAGGGCGTAGTATTGGTACTTGGCTCACCGGACAAGAAATCGCTAGAGACATCGCTATTTCAGCAGTAGGCGATACGTTGGTTATTGCTTATCGTAGCGGCAAAGCTGAGGTGATAAATACCCGCACAGGCGATACTAAGCGTTTTGATATTCATCGTTTAGATATTAATAGCGTGGCGTTATCGGCTGATGGTCAGTGGGCGTTTACCGGCTCAAGCGACAAGTACGTTAAGCTTTGGTCAACGAACGATGGCAGCACTCGCTTTGAAGAGCGTTTAGCGACTAGAGTGAATCACGTTACGTTAAATAAAACAGCGAGCTTGGGCTTTGCAATTGACTCGGTTGATGATCGTGTATTTTTTGATTTAGCCAATAAAAAAGAGCTATCTGAAGTGTCTTCATACTCTAACTTTATTGAATTCACTGCATCGCAATTTATTAATCAAGATAAATGGCTATTAACGGGCTCACCAAAAATGAAGATGCGTTTATATCGCGTTGCAGATGGTGAACTCATTGCTGAATACGAAGCTAAACAACAGCGCCAACGTACGTCAGTACTAAGTGTGGCTTACGATGGTAAGCAGCTATATTCAGAAACCAGTGACGGCCTATTGCAAGCTTGGCCTTATAAACCAAATAAAAGCTAA